A single Thermaerobacter sp. FW80 DNA region contains:
- a CDS encoding coenzyme F420-0:L-glutamate ligase: MAPGLRVRRRLAPAAARRPGSSPSAGRGAGAGAGDRPRFAVEVIRTEIITPAHDLAEVVTRYTRGRLQPGDVVAVSTKIVSITQGRLVRPEQLRPGILARLVSRFIDQEGSCSSPHSLQAVIEHTGRWRVGLAFLVGGISRVLLRRSGDFYRIAGYYARVIDDVMGTLPPFDKHIVLPPADPDGVAHRLARALGPGIGVCIVDANDLGRAEVVGASPGVDRQAVVEVMRANPWGNTDQQAPLAILRPRPDEPGRADEGRPADEPASAGEPPPADGRGPAGEPRPEGETDRADEPRTAGARPSPRP, translated from the coding sequence GTGGCCCCGGGTTTGAGGGTCCGGCGCCGTCTGGCGCCCGCTGCCGCCCGCAGGCCGGGTTCGTCCCCCTCGGCCGGCCGGGGCGCAGGGGCCGGCGCCGGCGACCGGCCCCGCTTCGCGGTCGAGGTGATCCGCACCGAGATCATCACCCCCGCCCACGACCTCGCCGAGGTGGTGACCCGCTACACCCGGGGCCGGCTGCAGCCCGGCGACGTGGTGGCGGTCTCGACCAAGATCGTGTCCATCACCCAGGGCCGCCTGGTGCGGCCGGAGCAGCTGCGCCCGGGGATCCTGGCCCGCCTGGTGTCGCGGTTCATCGACCAGGAGGGCAGCTGCTCGTCGCCCCACTCCCTGCAGGCGGTGATCGAGCACACCGGGCGGTGGCGGGTGGGCCTGGCCTTCCTGGTCGGCGGGATCAGCCGGGTCCTGTTGCGCCGCAGCGGCGACTTCTATCGCATCGCGGGGTACTACGCCCGGGTCATCGACGACGTCATGGGCACGCTGCCGCCCTTCGACAAGCACATCGTCCTGCCGCCGGCCGACCCCGACGGGGTCGCCCACCGTCTCGCGCGGGCGCTGGGCCCCGGGATCGGCGTCTGCATCGTGGACGCCAACGACCTCGGCCGGGCGGAGGTGGTGGGGGCGAGCCCGGGGGTCGACCGCCAGGCGGTGGTCGAGGTGATGCGCGCCAACCCCTGGGGCAACACGGACCAGCAGGCGCCGCTGGCCATCCTGCGCCCCCGGCCGGACGAACCCGGCCGTGCGGACGAGGGCCGTCCCGCGGACGAACCCGCCTCGGCGGGCGAACCGCCGCCCGCCGATGGACGCGGCCCTGCGGGCGAACCCCGCCCCGAGGGCGAGACCGACCGGGCGGACGAACCCCGCACGGCGGGAGCCAGGCCGTCGCCGCGTCCGTAG
- a CDS encoding aspartyl-phosphate phosphatase Spo0E family protein, with protein sequence MPSPQPARRSVDVDPVAHRAAQVEIERLRRMLYRMARRHGCSDPAVLDLSRRLDALIVGWYRAHRGGEAPHPGPATTAS encoded by the coding sequence ATGCCGTCCCCGCAACCTGCCCGCCGGTCCGTCGACGTCGACCCGGTCGCGCACCGGGCCGCCCAGGTGGAGATCGAACGTCTGCGCCGGATGCTCTACCGCATGGCCCGCCGCCACGGCTGCAGCGATCCCGCGGTGCTGGATCTCAGCCGGCGGCTGGACGCCCTGATCGTCGGCTGGTACCGGGCCCACCGCGGCGGCGAGGCGCCGCACCCCGGCCCCGCGACCACCGCCTCGTGA
- a CDS encoding pyruvoyl-dependent arginine decarboxylase produces the protein MNGREVPMVLPIPNRFALVTGRAEGETPLTAFDAALLDAGVANVNLVKVSSILPPGAQPLERLALPPGALVPIAYGRLVSAEPGTRIAAAVAVGRDEPGRFGMIMEHTAYASASEVEATIRRMVEESFVVRGGRPREILVRSVEHVVARCGCVFAGCVLWYGA, from the coding sequence ATGAACGGCCGGGAGGTGCCCATGGTGTTGCCCATTCCCAACCGGTTCGCCCTGGTGACGGGCCGGGCCGAGGGCGAGACCCCGCTGACGGCCTTCGATGCGGCGCTGCTGGATGCCGGGGTGGCCAACGTCAACCTGGTCAAGGTCTCCAGCATCCTCCCGCCGGGTGCCCAGCCGCTGGAGCGGCTGGCGCTACCCCCCGGGGCGCTGGTGCCCATCGCCTACGGTCGGCTGGTGTCCGCCGAGCCCGGCACGCGCATCGCCGCGGCCGTCGCCGTGGGACGGGACGAACCCGGCCGCTTCGGCATGATCATGGAGCACACCGCATATGCCAGTGCCAGCGAGGTGGAAGCCACCATCCGCCGCATGGTGGAGGAGAGCTTCGTCGTTCGTGGGGGGCGCCCGCGGGAGATCCTGGTGCGCTCCGTGGAGCACGTGGTCGCGCGGTGCGGGTGCGTCTTCGCCGGTTGCGTCCTCTGGTACGGGGCCTAG
- a CDS encoding adenine deaminase C-terminal domain-containing protein yields the protein MRIPDRGSRSSAPSPAGDAVTEAGPGQACLASAARAAGARDWRHETAAARELAVRVAMGRRPPDVWFRGGTVLNVYTGRWEPVEVWVAGARIAYVGPDRPTVGPDTRVVDCRGRYLVPGYLEIHAHPFQLYSPRALGAAIAPRGTTTLVSDTLLLGQMLGRRFPAVLDAGLVAPVRDLWGLRVAPQSVTPAPGGPARSDLEDPDFAAAYGMTTAEGIALLQHPRIVEIFEWTRWADTLRREAPLPAVLAAGLQRGLAVDGHAPGASHRTLAALAAAGVGDCHESIRADEVLARVRLGLFAILRHSSLRPDLPALIAAAREAFAQGYGHRLALTTDGPTPAMVERGFLDLALRVAMEAGLEPDQAYRMATINPATYLGLDRYLGAIAPGRLADVNVLQHPEDPVPLAVWIDGRPVAQEGRLVDEPAPLDWDALGLGARRVAVRAEAVREALRFAGAGHRGRRVALPVIRLVDAVITRWETREVEVDAEGMPVLRAEDDLLAALLFAPTGGRVTRALVAGFGSGIEGLASTYTMAGGMLVLGRRPEAMVRAAAGAAGGGIVLVEGTRVLFHLPLPLGGFLSDLDMPQLARRCRELEALLRERGYPYHDAIYSLLFLSADHLPGPRLTPAGLWDVKGHRLLAPAVTAATPPGSG from the coding sequence GTGCGCATCCCCGACCGTGGATCCCGCAGCTCCGCCCCATCCCCCGCCGGCGATGCCGTGACCGAGGCGGGGCCGGGGCAGGCGTGCCTCGCGTCGGCCGCCCGGGCCGCGGGGGCCCGGGATTGGCGGCACGAGACGGCCGCCGCCCGGGAGCTGGCGGTGCGCGTGGCGATGGGCCGGCGACCGCCCGACGTGTGGTTTCGGGGCGGTACGGTGCTCAACGTCTACACCGGCCGGTGGGAACCGGTCGAGGTGTGGGTGGCGGGAGCCCGCATCGCCTACGTGGGTCCGGATCGGCCGACCGTCGGCCCCGACACCCGGGTGGTCGACTGCCGCGGTCGCTACCTGGTGCCCGGCTACCTGGAGATCCACGCCCACCCCTTCCAGCTGTACTCGCCGCGGGCCCTGGGGGCCGCCATCGCCCCGCGCGGGACCACCACGCTGGTCAGCGATACGCTGCTGCTCGGACAGATGCTGGGCCGGCGGTTCCCCGCCGTCCTGGACGCCGGGCTCGTCGCGCCGGTCCGCGACCTCTGGGGACTGCGGGTGGCGCCCCAGTCCGTCACCCCGGCGCCGGGTGGGCCGGCCCGCTCCGACCTGGAGGACCCGGACTTCGCCGCCGCCTACGGCATGACGACCGCCGAGGGCATCGCCCTCCTGCAGCATCCCCGGATCGTGGAGATCTTCGAGTGGACCCGGTGGGCGGACACCCTGCGCCGGGAGGCGCCCCTCCCCGCCGTGCTCGCCGCCGGCCTCCAGCGCGGCCTGGCCGTCGACGGTCACGCCCCCGGGGCATCCCACCGCACCCTGGCCGCTCTGGCCGCCGCTGGGGTGGGCGACTGCCACGAGAGCATCCGCGCCGACGAGGTGCTCGCCCGCGTGCGCCTCGGGCTCTTCGCCATCCTGCGCCACAGCTCGCTGCGACCCGATCTGCCCGCCCTGATCGCCGCGGCGCGGGAGGCCTTCGCCCAGGGCTACGGCCATCGCCTGGCGCTGACCACCGACGGTCCCACCCCGGCCATGGTGGAACGGGGCTTCCTCGACCTGGCCCTGCGGGTCGCCATGGAGGCGGGGCTGGAGCCGGATCAGGCCTACCGCATGGCGACGATCAACCCCGCCACGTACCTCGGCCTGGACCGATACCTGGGCGCCATCGCCCCCGGCCGCCTGGCGGACGTCAACGTGCTCCAGCATCCGGAGGACCCCGTCCCCCTGGCGGTGTGGATCGACGGACGGCCGGTGGCCCAAGAGGGGCGCTTGGTGGACGAACCGGCCCCCCTGGACTGGGACGCGCTGGGCCTGGGCGCCCGCCGGGTCGCCGTCCGTGCCGAGGCGGTGCGGGAGGCGTTGCGGTTCGCGGGCGCGGGCCACCGCGGGCGGCGCGTGGCCCTGCCCGTGATCCGCCTGGTCGACGCCGTGATCACGCGGTGGGAGACGCGCGAGGTCGAGGTCGACGCCGAGGGGATGCCGGTGCTGCGAGCGGAGGACGACCTGCTCGCCGCCCTGCTCTTCGCGCCCACCGGCGGGCGGGTGACCCGCGCCCTGGTGGCGGGGTTCGGGAGCGGGATCGAAGGGCTGGCCTCCACCTACACCATGGCCGGGGGGATGCTGGTCCTCGGCCGCCGCCCGGAGGCCATGGTGCGGGCTGCGGCCGGCGCCGCCGGCGGCGGCATCGTCCTCGTGGAGGGGACGCGGGTGCTCTTCCACCTCCCCTTGCCGCTGGGCGGGTTCCTCTCCGACCTCGACATGCCCCAGCTGGCCCGCCGCTGCCGCGAGCTCGAGGCCCTCCTGCGCGAGCGCGGCTACCCCTACCACGACGCCATCTACAGCCTGCTCTTCCTCTCCGCCGATCACCTGCCGGGACCTCGATTGACGCCCGCCGGCCTCTGGGACGTCAAGGGCCACCGCCTCCTGGCACCGGCCGTGACGGCGGCGACCCCGCCAGGATCCGGGTGA
- a CDS encoding long-chain fatty acid--CoA ligase, with protein sequence MAERPWLKHYPANVPAHLDYPEVPLHELVAQRAREHPDLPALRYYMVRMTYGELWARVNRCAAALAALGVAKGDRVALMLPNCPQYVIAYYATLRLGAIVAQVNPLYTPRELTHLIGDSGAKVLIVADAVYPTVQAALGDLRLEHILVARLLGNVQPGPEAKSFEDLLAGAAGEPPAVAIDPWDDVAVLQYTGGTTGRSKGAMLTHFNLVANVVQTQHWFPAEERMKAGEGRILTILPLFHSYGMTVCMNYGLASGYELILVPRFELSEVMEIIRATRPHFFPGVPTMYVAVNNYPNAEEYGVGSIEFCNSGGAALPLEVMNAFERRFGARVVEGYGLSEASPVTHSNPVRGLRKPGSIGIPYPDTDAEIVDVETGTRVLGPGEVGELWIRGPQVMKGYWNRPEETAETLRDGWLYTGDIAKMDEDGYFYIVDRKKDMIIASGYNVYPREVEEVLYEHPAVAECCVAGVPDPYRGETVKAYIVPRPGRSVTADEIIAFCRERLAAYKVPKLVEFRRELPKTAVGKVLRRVLVEEEKARLASGGGPSEARA encoded by the coding sequence ATGGCGGAACGGCCGTGGCTCAAGCACTACCCGGCCAACGTGCCGGCCCATCTCGACTACCCCGAGGTACCGCTTCACGAGCTCGTGGCCCAGCGGGCGCGGGAGCACCCCGACCTCCCCGCCCTGCGGTACTACATGGTGCGCATGACCTATGGGGAGCTGTGGGCGCGGGTCAACCGGTGCGCCGCGGCCCTGGCGGCCCTGGGGGTGGCCAAGGGGGATCGGGTGGCGCTCATGCTGCCCAACTGCCCCCAGTACGTGATCGCCTACTACGCCACCCTGCGCCTCGGCGCCATCGTCGCCCAGGTGAACCCGCTCTACACGCCGCGGGAGCTGACCCATCTGATCGGGGACAGCGGCGCGAAGGTCCTGATCGTGGCGGATGCCGTGTACCCGACGGTCCAGGCCGCCCTGGGGGACCTGCGGCTGGAGCACATCCTGGTGGCGCGGCTGCTGGGCAACGTGCAGCCGGGGCCGGAGGCCAAGTCCTTCGAAGACCTGCTGGCCGGCGCCGCCGGCGAGCCGCCGGCGGTGGCCATCGACCCCTGGGACGACGTGGCCGTCCTGCAGTACACCGGCGGCACCACCGGCCGCTCCAAGGGCGCCATGCTGACCCACTTCAACCTGGTGGCCAACGTGGTCCAGACCCAGCACTGGTTCCCGGCCGAGGAGCGGATGAAGGCCGGTGAGGGCCGCATCCTGACGATCCTGCCCCTCTTCCACTCCTACGGCATGACGGTGTGCATGAACTACGGCCTCGCCTCGGGGTACGAGCTCATCCTGGTGCCGCGCTTCGAACTGTCCGAGGTCATGGAGATCATCCGGGCGACCCGGCCCCACTTCTTCCCCGGCGTGCCCACGATGTACGTGGCGGTCAACAACTACCCCAACGCCGAGGAGTACGGGGTCGGCTCCATCGAGTTCTGCAACTCCGGGGGCGCGGCGCTGCCGCTGGAGGTCATGAACGCCTTCGAGCGGCGGTTCGGTGCCCGGGTCGTCGAGGGGTACGGGTTGTCCGAGGCATCGCCGGTCACCCACTCCAACCCGGTCCGCGGCCTGCGCAAGCCGGGGAGCATCGGCATCCCCTACCCGGATACCGACGCCGAGATCGTCGACGTGGAGACGGGCACCCGGGTGCTGGGGCCGGGGGAGGTGGGCGAGCTGTGGATTCGCGGCCCCCAGGTGATGAAGGGCTACTGGAACCGGCCCGAGGAGACGGCGGAGACCCTGCGGGACGGGTGGCTCTACACCGGCGACATCGCCAAGATGGACGAGGACGGGTACTTCTACATCGTCGATCGCAAGAAGGACATGATCATCGCCTCGGGGTACAACGTCTACCCGCGCGAGGTGGAGGAGGTGCTCTACGAGCACCCGGCCGTGGCCGAGTGCTGCGTGGCCGGTGTCCCCGATCCCTACCGCGGCGAGACGGTGAAGGCGTACATCGTCCCCAGGCCGGGCCGCTCCGTCACCGCCGACGAGATCATCGCCTTCTGCCGCGAGCGGCTGGCGGCCTACAAGGTGCCCAAGCTCGTCGAGTTCCGCAGGGAGCTGCCCAAGACGGCGGTGGGCAAGGTCCTGCGACGGGTGCTGGTGGAGGAGGAGAAGGCCCGCCTGGCCTCCGGCGGCGGCCCATCGGAGGCGAGGGCCTAG
- a CDS encoding HAD hydrolase family protein, whose protein sequence is MDHHDIPRAEARRERPDLPDRGDAAPGPAALDRIDWEAFRLVAVDLDGTAAGPDGRVSPQGLRALAAAERAGLHPVIVTGRALPAAMGVWLRAGLSRPVIVCGGALTAWPTAGRPLRERPLDPAAVQRVLRLARELDLIPFLYGADGIVTDRPSAWRDRLAHLNETPIPVDPDGLTPVTSDGLTADEPGPVSDPAGGPAAPAQPPADPRHGPAGLAAGAAGAADPATPAGGPRGRPVYKVVLATDAQRAARVRPAVERGLADLDACCVATLPGLLEIVRPDATKEAALADLCRMLGVPREAVIAIGDGENDLGMIRWAGLGVAMANAQPEVRAAARLIIGHHADDGVARFLEAVVSRRQAR, encoded by the coding sequence ATGGACCACCACGACATCCCCCGGGCGGAAGCGAGACGGGAACGACCCGACCTCCCGGACCGCGGGGACGCTGCCCCCGGCCCCGCGGCCCTGGACCGCATCGACTGGGAGGCCTTTCGGCTGGTGGCCGTCGACCTGGACGGGACGGCCGCGGGTCCCGATGGCCGGGTCAGCCCGCAGGGGCTGCGGGCGCTGGCCGCTGCCGAGCGCGCGGGCCTCCACCCGGTCATCGTCACGGGTCGCGCCCTGCCGGCCGCCATGGGGGTGTGGCTCCGCGCCGGGCTGAGCCGTCCGGTCATCGTCTGCGGTGGAGCCCTGACCGCATGGCCCACGGCCGGCCGCCCCCTGCGGGAACGCCCGCTGGATCCGGCGGCGGTCCAGCGCGTGCTGCGGTTGGCGCGGGAGCTGGACCTCATCCCGTTCCTCTACGGTGCCGACGGCATCGTCACCGACCGCCCCAGCGCCTGGCGCGACCGCCTGGCCCACCTCAACGAGACCCCCATCCCCGTCGATCCCGACGGCCTCACGCCCGTGACCTCCGACGGCCTCACGGCGGACGAACCCGGCCCGGTGTCCGATCCAGCCGGGGGACCCGCGGCTCCGGCCCAACCGCCGGCGGATCCGCGCCACGGGCCGGCAGGGCTTGCGGCGGGGGCGGCGGGGGCGGCGGATCCCGCCACCCCCGCCGGGGGGCCGCGGGGTCGGCCGGTCTACAAGGTGGTGCTGGCCACGGACGCCCAGCGGGCGGCGCGGGTGCGGCCGGCGGTGGAACGGGGCCTCGCGGACCTGGACGCCTGCTGCGTCGCCACCCTGCCCGGCCTCCTGGAGATCGTCCGCCCGGACGCCACCAAGGAGGCCGCCCTGGCGGACCTCTGCCGCATGCTGGGCGTGCCGCGGGAGGCGGTGATCGCCATCGGCGACGGGGAGAACGACCTGGGCATGATCCGGTGGGCGGGGCTCGGCGTGGCGATGGCCAACGCGCAGCCGGAGGTCCGGGCGGCGGCCCGACTGATCATCGGCCATCACGCCGACGACGGCGTGGCCCGCTTCCTCGAGGCGGTGGTGAGCCGGCGGCAGGCCCGCTGA
- a CDS encoding YeeE/YedE family protein produces the protein MQLGWSTLLALGAAFGVVYGFLLQRSDFCFTSAFRDLYAFRHTRVLQGIVVAVVVTTLGWGLAMTAGWATPERLWVPPVGWNSLLGGFLFGVAMYIAGGCASGTLYRAGMGYGQFWLTLAGMGAGYYAFLRLFPDVLAPHFFEPLAITGPVTLYRLLPWPPLITAALAVAVLLAAIAVVAGPASIGRAVAETAAFFRQGPAALLRLRSWDTRAVGLLLGLVSTLQFSLWTIWGITGPETRLVAVAWGALDDPARVAANPYVANLFRDYPGLVPGPEELLIVGIIAGAALSARLNGTFRWRRPRLRRLPNALAGGFLLAFASRLTPGCNVGNLLSGLPALSLHSLLATVGIAAGIYAAWKVAHLRQAAAVRSCGVEPASTPAEGAATASPSAVS, from the coding sequence ATGCAGCTCGGCTGGTCGACTCTGCTGGCCCTGGGTGCCGCCTTCGGCGTGGTCTACGGCTTTCTGCTGCAGCGCAGCGACTTCTGCTTCACCTCGGCCTTCCGCGACCTGTACGCCTTCCGTCACACCCGCGTCCTGCAGGGCATCGTCGTGGCCGTGGTCGTCACCACCCTCGGGTGGGGCCTGGCGATGACCGCGGGATGGGCGACCCCCGAGCGGCTCTGGGTGCCGCCCGTCGGTTGGAACAGTCTGCTGGGCGGCTTCCTGTTCGGCGTCGCCATGTACATCGCGGGTGGGTGTGCCTCGGGGACGCTGTACCGGGCGGGCATGGGATACGGCCAGTTCTGGCTGACCCTGGCGGGCATGGGGGCGGGCTACTACGCCTTCCTGCGCCTCTTCCCCGACGTGCTCGCGCCGCACTTCTTCGAGCCGCTCGCCATCACCGGACCGGTGACCCTCTATCGCCTGCTGCCGTGGCCGCCGCTGATCACCGCGGCGCTGGCGGTGGCGGTGCTGCTGGCGGCCATCGCGGTGGTGGCCGGTCCGGCGTCCATCGGCCGCGCCGTGGCGGAGACGGCCGCGTTCTTCCGGCAGGGTCCGGCGGCGCTGCTGCGGCTGCGGTCCTGGGACACCCGGGCGGTGGGGCTCTTGCTGGGCCTCGTGTCCACCCTGCAGTTCAGCCTCTGGACCATCTGGGGGATCACCGGCCCGGAGACCCGGCTCGTGGCGGTGGCCTGGGGGGCGCTGGACGACCCGGCCCGCGTCGCCGCCAACCCCTATGTGGCCAACCTGTTCCGCGACTACCCCGGGCTGGTGCCGGGGCCCGAGGAGCTGCTGATCGTCGGCATCATCGCCGGTGCCGCCCTCTCGGCGCGACTCAACGGCACCTTCCGCTGGCGCCGGCCCCGGCTGCGCCGGCTTCCCAACGCGCTGGCGGGCGGCTTCCTGCTGGCGTTCGCCTCGCGCCTGACGCCGGGGTGCAACGTCGGCAACCTCCTGAGCGGCCTGCCCGCCCTGTCCCTGCACAGCCTGCTGGCCACGGTGGGCATCGCGGCCGGCATCTACGCCGCGTGGAAGGTGGCCCACCTGCGGCAGGCCGCGGCGGTGCGGTCGTGCGGGGTCGAACCGGCGTCCACGCCCGCCGAAGGCGCCGCGACGGCCTCGCCCTCGGCGGTGTCGTGA
- a CDS encoding ketopantoate reductase family protein yields MRIAVIGAGGVGGYFGALLARAAEWAEPGSALHEARVGFLARGRHLRVMRRDGLKVESVHGRFSIRPVASDRGVRLAEELAVAPGQGADLVLLAVKAYSLEGALDEMEPLVGADTAILPLMNGVDYLEVLERRFGRERVLGGLCHIETALVEPGRIRQTSPRRDITFGELDGRVTPRVERIAAAFAAAGIPHRISTQIVADMWMKLIFISAMGGMTAVANRPLGAVLGDPDGRQVYERMVREAVAVARAAGVDLPADAFEQVMATTMGMDPAMTSSMQRDLAARRPVEVDALCGTVVRYGQRHGVDTPCQQAVTAAIRLRAGADA; encoded by the coding sequence GTGCGCATCGCCGTGATCGGCGCCGGTGGCGTCGGCGGCTACTTCGGCGCCTTGCTGGCGCGAGCCGCCGAGTGGGCGGAACCCGGGTCCGCGCTACACGAGGCGCGGGTGGGGTTCCTCGCCCGGGGACGCCACCTGAGGGTCATGCGCCGCGACGGATTGAAGGTGGAGAGCGTCCACGGCCGGTTCAGCATCCGCCCCGTGGCCAGCGACCGGGGGGTGCGGCTGGCGGAGGAACTGGCCGTGGCACCCGGTCAGGGCGCCGACCTCGTGCTGCTGGCGGTCAAGGCCTACAGCCTGGAGGGCGCGCTGGACGAGATGGAGCCCCTGGTCGGGGCCGACACGGCGATCCTGCCGCTGATGAACGGCGTGGACTACCTGGAGGTGCTGGAGCGCCGCTTCGGCCGCGAGCGGGTGTTGGGCGGCCTGTGCCACATCGAGACGGCCCTGGTGGAGCCGGGCCGGATCCGGCAGACCAGCCCGCGGCGGGACATCACCTTCGGGGAGCTGGACGGCCGCGTCACCCCCCGGGTCGAGCGCATCGCCGCCGCCTTCGCCGCCGCCGGCATCCCGCACCGCATCTCCACCCAGATCGTCGCCGACATGTGGATGAAGCTGATCTTCATCTCGGCCATGGGGGGCATGACGGCCGTCGCCAACCGGCCGCTGGGCGCGGTGCTGGGCGATCCCGACGGACGCCAGGTCTACGAGCGGATGGTCCGGGAGGCGGTGGCGGTGGCGCGGGCAGCCGGGGTCGACCTGCCGGCGGACGCCTTCGAACAGGTCATGGCGACCACGATGGGGATGGACCCCGCGATGACCTCGTCGATGCAGCGGGACCTGGCCGCGCGGCGACCCGTAGAGGTCGACGCCCTGTGCGGGACCGTGGTGCGCTACGGGCAGCGCCACGGCGTGGACACGCCCTGCCAACAGGCGGTCACCGCGGCCATCCGTCTGCGGGCCGGCGCGGACGCGTGA
- a CDS encoding fumarylacetoacetate hydrolase family protein, giving the protein MRFVRFERAGRIALGLADVDERGRLRRVLDLAAARARWGGPEVPADMVAWIALGEQAVAAAREWWQRAQAAGDDAALPGGEGADGREPAARPLWHPAEAVRLLAPIARPPKDVMAIGLNYRDHVFEISGRDIPRYPVVFSKAASSIAGPGDPIYTHPGVTEAVDYEGELAVVIGRRGRAIPPERAREHVFGYMVLNDVTARDLQRRTSQWHLGKSLDTFCPTGPYLVHRDAVGWPVELDVRTWVNGELRQEANTRQLIFDIPALIATLSAGITLEPGDIIATGTPGGVGMGFDPPRLLRPGDVVEIEITGLGRLRNPVVDRLPA; this is encoded by the coding sequence TTGCGGTTCGTCCGGTTCGAACGAGCGGGTCGGATCGCCCTGGGTCTGGCCGATGTGGATGAGCGCGGCCGTCTGCGGCGGGTGCTGGACCTGGCCGCCGCCCGGGCCCGGTGGGGCGGGCCGGAGGTCCCCGCCGACATGGTCGCCTGGATCGCCCTGGGCGAGCAGGCGGTGGCGGCCGCCCGGGAGTGGTGGCAGCGGGCCCAGGCGGCGGGGGACGATGCGGCTTTGCCGGGCGGCGAGGGCGCCGACGGCCGCGAGCCGGCCGCCCGCCCGCTCTGGCACCCGGCGGAGGCGGTGCGCCTGCTGGCCCCCATCGCCCGGCCGCCCAAGGACGTCATGGCCATCGGGCTGAACTACCGCGACCACGTCTTCGAGATCAGCGGTCGCGACATCCCGAGGTACCCGGTGGTCTTCAGCAAGGCGGCGTCGTCCATCGCGGGTCCCGGCGACCCGATCTACACCCACCCCGGCGTGACGGAGGCGGTCGACTACGAGGGCGAGCTGGCGGTGGTCATCGGGCGGCGGGGTCGCGCCATCCCCCCCGAGCGGGCACGGGAACACGTCTTCGGGTACATGGTGCTGAACGACGTGACGGCCCGCGACCTCCAGCGCCGCACGAGCCAGTGGCACCTGGGCAAGAGCCTCGACACCTTCTGCCCCACCGGCCCGTACCTGGTGCACCGGGACGCCGTGGGCTGGCCCGTCGAGCTGGACGTGCGGACCTGGGTGAACGGTGAGCTCCGCCAGGAGGCCAACACGCGCCAGCTGATCTTCGACATCCCCGCGCTGATCGCCACGTTGTCGGCGGGCATCACCTTGGAACCCGGGGACATCATCGCCACCGGGACCCCCGGCGGCGTCGGCATGGGCTTCGACCCGCCGCGCCTCCTCCGGCCCGGCGACGTGGTGGAGATCGAGATCACCGGCCTGGGACGGCTGCGCAACCCGGTGGTCGACCGGCTGCCTGCGTGA
- a CDS encoding N-acetylmuramoyl-L-alanine amidase, with protein sequence MHRGDLGGVRGVGAPPAWSAQAGGAPWRTGLGCPAWGSLLSRRREGPDRGVRAGPAPGAGAGSPGRSGRGGRPWAPGLVLALLALLALARVAGMAASPARGPLAGTLIVVDPGHGGVDRGACHLPSNTVESEITLAFSFLLRDLLREQGARVLLTRTRDEDLDLDPRIEIANANRADYFLSIHVNWFPDPSCFGAQTFYFPGREESRRLALLVQDELKKVDPANFREIQTGRYRVLRLTRMPGVLVELGFVDSPHDRAFLHDPERRRQLAEAIVRGVIRHRRGEVGPEPAPDLRDR encoded by the coding sequence TTGCACCGCGGCGACCTTGGCGGGGTACGGGGCGTCGGGGCGCCGCCCGCCTGGAGCGCCCAGGCGGGCGGCGCCCCATGGCGCACCGGGCTGGGCTGCCCGGCATGGGGAAGTCTGCTCTCCCGCCGCCGGGAGGGCCCGGACCGGGGGGTGCGAGCGGGGCCGGCGCCCGGGGCGGGCGCGGGCTCCCCAGGGCGCTCGGGCCGGGGTGGCCGCCCGTGGGCCCCGGGGCTCGTCCTCGCCCTCCTCGCCCTGTTGGCCCTCGCCCGGGTGGCGGGGATGGCCGCCTCGCCCGCGCGGGGTCCCCTGGCCGGCACCCTGATCGTGGTCGACCCCGGCCACGGTGGCGTCGACCGCGGCGCCTGCCACCTGCCCTCCAACACCGTCGAGAGCGAGATCACCCTGGCCTTCTCCTTCCTGCTGCGCGACCTGTTGCGCGAGCAGGGGGCGCGGGTGCTGCTCACCCGGACCCGCGACGAGGACCTCGACCTCGATCCCCGCATCGAGATCGCCAACGCCAACCGGGCCGACTACTTCCTCAGCATCCACGTCAACTGGTTCCCCGATCCCTCCTGCTTCGGCGCCCAGACCTTCTACTTCCCCGGTCGGGAGGAGAGCCGGCGGCTGGCCCTCCTCGTCCAGGACGAGCTCAAGAAGGTCGACCCGGCCAACTTCCGGGAGATCCAGACCGGGCGGTACCGGGTGCTGCGGCTGACCCGCATGCCCGGCGTGCTGGTGGAGCTCGGCTTCGTCGACAGCCCCCACGACCGCGCCTTCCTCCACGACCCCGAGCGGCGCCGCCAGCTGGCGGAGGCCATCGTCCGCGGCGTCATCCGCCATCGACGGGGCGAGGTGGGCCCCGAGCCCGCGCCGGATCTCCGCGACCGCTAG